In one Bacteroidota bacterium genomic region, the following are encoded:
- a CDS encoding NAD(P)-binding protein: protein MSTVAQTIVIGSGIGGLATAALLQHRRPDEHVLVLEAHTVSGGCASAYDRYIRIDKSEQKLRVRLDVGATTLSGLGGTRPVQRLLDELGLALDAVPMDPGISIMLQNGTIVRRHADPARWYDESSRVFGERSIGFWKEIDAIAARAWEVSSRYPRFPFASATDIIASGLRFRLSDLRLLHFARTPLVTILRNHGLAEDARFREFVDQLLMISVQCTSSEASTLVAALGLEYPAHTFYVNGGLYAFAELLERSLVDRGGAIQHKTRITAIDYDRSRKRFIVTDSKERRYECDRLISNATIWNTAELLRTVPQSLKQQLQRAISKPYGEHWGAMMMTGVIGDSIDDGGSLYHQYHTSFGSLFISLSHRGDTLRAPLGYRTISVSSHEPNASRWQMMDNQTYARTQQEVLKRFDRVLRERLPGYADAEKLLLEMGTPKTFEFYTHRKHGWVGGIAHSVKNWMPRWQPNVTALDGFYLVGDTVFPGQGTPAVVQSAMNLCDRIASRN, encoded by the coding sequence ATGAGCACAGTGGCACAGACGATCGTTATCGGCAGCGGGATCGGCGGGTTGGCAACCGCGGCATTGCTGCAACACCGCAGACCGGACGAGCATGTCCTCGTTCTCGAAGCGCATACCGTTAGTGGCGGTTGCGCGTCGGCGTACGATAGGTATATACGAATCGATAAGAGCGAACAGAAGCTCCGCGTTCGGCTCGATGTCGGTGCAACTACGTTGAGCGGTCTCGGTGGTACTCGCCCCGTCCAACGACTCCTTGATGAACTCGGTCTTGCACTCGATGCAGTTCCGATGGATCCAGGCATTAGTATTATGCTTCAAAACGGTACGATTGTCCGCCGTCACGCCGATCCTGCCCGATGGTACGACGAATCCTCTCGTGTGTTCGGCGAGCGCAGCATCGGGTTCTGGAAGGAGATCGATGCGATTGCAGCACGGGCGTGGGAGGTGTCCTCACGGTATCCACGCTTTCCGTTTGCTTCCGCTACGGATATTATCGCGTCGGGCCTGCGATTTCGTCTCTCGGACCTACGACTCCTTCATTTCGCTCGTACGCCACTGGTGACGATACTCCGCAACCACGGCCTGGCAGAGGACGCGCGTTTTCGGGAATTCGTCGATCAGTTATTGATGATCTCCGTTCAATGCACAAGTAGCGAAGCAAGCACCCTCGTGGCCGCGCTCGGCCTCGAATACCCGGCGCATACATTCTATGTAAACGGCGGGTTATATGCATTCGCCGAACTGCTCGAACGATCGCTTGTCGATCGAGGAGGAGCAATCCAACATAAAACCAGAATAACGGCGATTGACTACGATCGATCTCGGAAGAGGTTCATAGTAACCGATTCGAAAGAGCGAAGGTATGAGTGCGATCGTCTTATCAGTAATGCAACGATCTGGAACACTGCTGAGCTACTTCGCACCGTGCCGCAATCGTTGAAGCAGCAGTTGCAGCGAGCCATATCCAAGCCCTACGGCGAGCACTGGGGGGCGATGATGATGACCGGGGTCATTGGGGATAGTATCGACGACGGCGGGTCGCTCTATCATCAGTATCATACATCGTTCGGCTCGCTCTTCATCTCGCTTTCGCACCGAGGCGATACGCTTCGCGCACCGCTCGGGTATCGTACCATCAGTGTTTCGTCGCACGAACCGAATGCCTCGCGCTGGCAAATGATGGATAACCAAACGTATGCACGCACACAACAAGAGGTGCTTAAACGATTTGATAGAGTGCTTCGTGAACGGTTACCCGGATACGCGGATGCAGAAAAACTACTGCTTGAAATGGGTACTCCAAAAACGTTTGAATTTTATACGCACCGCAAGCATGGCTGGGTTGGCGGGATCGCACACTCTGTGAAGAATTGGATGCCACGGTGGCAGCCGAATGTCACGGCGCTGGATGGGTTTTATCTTGTCGGTGATACCGTATTCCCGGGTCAAGGGACTCCGGCCGTTGTACAGAGTGCGATGAACCTCTGCGATCGCATTGCCTCGAGAAATTAA
- a CDS encoding dCTP deaminase, with protein MILTDAEILREIERGTIVIQPYNRDNLGSNSYDVHLGAALATYKTAVLDAREHNEIEHFTIPPEGYVLRPDTLYLGVTEEYTETHAHVPFLEGKSSVGRLGIDIHATAGKGDVGFCNTWTLEISVKQPVRIYAGMPIGQLIYFVVQGECINPYDSKSSAKYNARTVKPVESMMFKNFDKEKGTWK; from the coding sequence ATGATTCTGACTGACGCCGAAATTCTCCGCGAGATCGAACGCGGCACCATTGTGATACAGCCCTACAACCGTGATAACCTCGGTTCGAACAGCTATGACGTCCATCTCGGTGCAGCACTCGCAACGTACAAAACGGCGGTCCTTGATGCTCGCGAGCATAACGAGATCGAACACTTTACCATCCCACCCGAGGGGTACGTGTTGCGGCCGGACACGCTCTATCTCGGAGTAACTGAAGAGTACACCGAGACGCACGCGCATGTCCCGTTTCTCGAAGGCAAGTCGAGCGTCGGCCGTCTTGGCATTGATATTCATGCGACTGCCGGAAAAGGCGACGTCGGGTTCTGCAATACCTGGACGCTTGAAATTTCGGTGAAACAGCCGGTACGTATCTATGCCGGCATGCCGATCGGCCAGTTGATCTATTTCGTCGTGCAGGGCGAGTGTATCAATCCATACGATTCGAAGTCGAGCGCCAAGTACAACGCTCGCACCGTCAAGCCTGTAGAATCGATGATGTTCAAGAACTTCGACAAAGAGAAGGGTACCTGGAAATAA
- a CDS encoding choice-of-anchor D domain-containing protein, with the protein MIRTRLKYRSALVVAFVLMSIAACAEPCHKNMLVIPDADSYVSVDLPKRMPTGALTLECWAFATGAVTSGSGLIEYGDAPDTGAFSLRFGDNNRIVTTLRLNNGIVTLLGPSIASPGSWHHYAVTFIPGDSICLYVDGNLIAGTPVSGTSLAGSYNTLFIGRSPAGGVSFVGDIDELRIWNTARTAGQISASMAQPLSGSETGLVTYFKFDDDPGAIHIHDFSGNDNNATYTGSAFLTTSTAPIQGSAPNGYMIASRTSSLTFPTLACGETTTDTVRVYNRGDESIEIGLIGFLSGKVFSVASTTGFPLPAGDSTKTALIIIQANVSKPGLYVDTLVVVSSTVCGGEVRIPVSLRKDVIAVGFQDSIFYLNKPYKLLNCNLPIERQTRLENRGTKKVTITALSFTTGSGPITIISPSVPFTIDSGSSQEIKFRVNPGPPAMINATLRAVVQECPVQTTMQFIGERVSQSFTFPTNILFPIVHDPPTPYFLYDTIQLHNTGTTDLIFSPAMQLFGASGFRLITPTNGLAVVRPDSILRIVIQFHVIECGSYQATLTLHLQDSRNCPLDTSISIGATVLEPDLATVSDSFDLGAGCYDRDTTIVLHNRSGRTVTIYPPAFSLDSVLFLSASTPLPRTLVDGDSVSLRFHFAPNKPGEYDFTARLRLDPCGDRVLNFRAIYGVGKMSVSDSVIDFGSGCDLVPQTRTIRLRNLAGRTILVNDTTIAHSGSFTLVDPTLPFVMTSGEEKTLTIRYAPTTLSAERGEITLSEDGCYVKTLVAKAVREHATVVADSNFIEFGRTCPSDTSYASVTLTNHGYGSVQIVGAAVIGDSQFRVVSIPTTSFARGESRDIPLAFLPNDTLEYAGILEVIFGPCNDTAYYTLHGSGGPKPTIIATPSMLDFGTVKVGYPDTLCLTLTNPSCIPIPVMPGMFPPLPAPFSYASISLATAIDSAHPLEMCIAFSPTANGTSEYFDTIRSAGYGVILGLHGKARAPKLQYAHVVDFGSVPLGSPHTRVFAVQNIGDTSTTISFTPPIGPFDIQPRVLDVPSASLILTDSTKFTPTTFGLQSVLVPIHYDNIDDTISLRGRGVGPGPLFSVSDIDFGPVRVHTQRTLGIDVTADKPTNITNVSLAGAQSVFSIYPTGSRTIRDSLDTIHYTITYTPLTETHDSTTIVLSTTTSNDVTLGVSGDGVEAHLSVSDSLIDFGDVALRSTPATRLLRIANTGGYPLTIANSTHVLPVFGATTDSLRIGPIEPHSDTSIVVSFKPRTDIAYTDTLTIVADAPERQARIVLRGNGVFAPFGYPMITYSLPHLGARVGDVVDVPVSLGGTDLDLVTIDTFTVDINYDPTVVYFRDSLHTTDLTVGWTLSFERRATDTIRITGRGPKIVDTLDLTLPLFRVRAEALLGPHDSTGLVVTASNPRNAATLAESAGSFIVTDCGNYRGGIVFVGPYSLSTPTPNPAGRVVTIPYELGLAARVRIELYDQLGRHIRTLLDADRGIGKHTLSASLNDLPNGEYYYVLESLEYRATQKLILVGH; encoded by the coding sequence TACCGGCGCATTTAGTCTGCGTTTCGGCGATAATAATCGCATCGTCACGACGCTTCGGCTGAACAATGGGATTGTGACGTTGCTTGGCCCGAGCATTGCAAGCCCGGGTTCATGGCATCATTATGCAGTGACGTTCATTCCTGGCGACAGTATCTGTCTCTATGTCGATGGCAATTTGATCGCAGGCACGCCGGTAAGCGGCACATCGCTCGCTGGTTCGTACAATACGCTCTTTATCGGACGAAGCCCAGCCGGAGGGGTGAGCTTTGTCGGCGATATCGACGAACTGCGGATCTGGAACACGGCGCGCACCGCCGGACAGATCTCTGCATCGATGGCCCAACCGCTCAGTGGGTCAGAGACAGGACTCGTCACCTACTTTAAGTTCGACGACGATCCTGGCGCAATACACATACACGACTTTAGCGGCAACGACAACAATGCAACGTATACAGGAAGTGCATTCCTGACTACCAGTACCGCACCGATACAAGGCTCTGCGCCGAACGGCTATATGATCGCTTCGCGGACGTCGTCGCTCACATTTCCGACGCTTGCCTGTGGCGAGACGACAACTGATACCGTACGCGTGTACAACCGCGGAGACGAGAGCATCGAGATCGGGTTGATCGGATTTCTCAGTGGCAAGGTATTCAGCGTTGCATCGACGACCGGCTTCCCACTGCCGGCTGGCGATTCGACAAAAACCGCGTTGATCATCATTCAAGCCAACGTCTCGAAACCGGGCCTCTATGTCGATACGCTGGTTGTAGTCAGCTCGACTGTCTGCGGCGGTGAAGTGCGTATTCCTGTATCGCTGCGTAAAGACGTCATTGCTGTCGGCTTTCAGGATAGTATCTTCTACCTGAATAAACCCTACAAACTTCTCAATTGCAATCTGCCCATCGAGCGCCAAACGCGTTTGGAGAATCGAGGCACGAAAAAAGTCACGATCACCGCTCTGAGTTTTACTACGGGCAGCGGACCGATCACGATCATTTCTCCGTCCGTGCCGTTCACGATCGATAGTGGATCGTCTCAAGAGATCAAGTTTCGTGTCAATCCCGGACCACCGGCAATGATCAATGCAACGCTGCGAGCAGTTGTCCAAGAGTGTCCGGTACAAACGACAATGCAATTCATCGGCGAACGAGTATCACAGAGTTTTACCTTCCCGACGAACATTCTCTTCCCAATTGTTCACGATCCCCCGACGCCGTATTTCCTTTATGACACGATCCAGTTGCACAATACGGGTACAACAGATCTGATCTTTAGTCCCGCAATGCAGTTATTCGGTGCGTCCGGATTTCGGCTGATCACACCGACAAACGGGCTCGCTGTGGTCCGGCCCGATTCGATACTGCGAATCGTCATCCAGTTCCATGTGATTGAGTGTGGCTCCTATCAAGCCACTCTGACACTTCATTTACAAGATAGCAGGAATTGCCCGCTCGATACATCCATTTCGATTGGTGCGACAGTACTGGAACCGGATCTCGCAACGGTATCTGATTCATTCGATCTTGGTGCGGGCTGTTATGACCGCGATACGACCATCGTTCTGCATAACCGAAGCGGCCGTACCGTCACGATCTATCCGCCTGCGTTTTCTCTCGACAGCGTCCTTTTTCTTTCCGCGTCAACGCCGTTGCCCCGTACCCTCGTCGATGGCGACTCAGTAAGTCTCCGCTTTCACTTTGCGCCAAATAAGCCCGGAGAGTACGACTTTACTGCTCGTCTGCGACTTGATCCGTGTGGTGACCGGGTGCTGAATTTCCGTGCGATCTATGGTGTCGGCAAGATGTCGGTATCCGACAGCGTCATCGACTTCGGCAGCGGATGCGATCTCGTTCCGCAGACCCGAACCATCCGACTTCGGAATCTTGCCGGCAGAACCATACTCGTGAACGATACCACAATCGCTCATTCGGGTTCGTTCACGCTCGTCGATCCGACATTACCATTTGTAATGACCAGTGGTGAAGAAAAGACATTAACGATCCGCTACGCACCGACAACACTGAGTGCAGAACGTGGCGAGATTACCTTGAGTGAGGATGGATGCTATGTGAAAACATTGGTTGCAAAGGCGGTTCGCGAACATGCAACTGTCGTCGCTGACAGCAACTTCATTGAGTTCGGTCGCACATGCCCGTCGGACACGTCGTATGCCTCCGTTACGTTGACCAACCACGGTTATGGTTCGGTGCAGATCGTCGGTGCAGCGGTGATCGGCGACTCACAATTCAGGGTAGTGTCGATACCCACGACTTCATTCGCGCGTGGCGAGTCGCGTGATATCCCCCTTGCTTTTCTGCCGAACGATACACTAGAGTATGCAGGCATACTCGAAGTGATCTTCGGACCGTGTAACGATACCGCCTATTATACGTTGCATGGAAGCGGTGGACCAAAACCGACGATCATTGCTACTCCTTCTATGCTTGATTTCGGAACAGTCAAAGTCGGATACCCGGATACACTATGCCTCACATTGACCAATCCGAGTTGCATACCGATCCCTGTAATGCCGGGGATGTTCCCTCCGCTGCCCGCACCGTTCTCGTATGCGTCGATCTCGTTGGCGACAGCGATCGACAGTGCTCATCCGCTTGAAATGTGCATCGCATTCTCGCCGACGGCTAATGGGACATCCGAATATTTCGACACCATCCGAAGTGCGGGATATGGGGTCATTCTCGGTCTGCATGGCAAGGCAAGAGCCCCGAAGCTCCAATATGCCCATGTCGTCGATTTTGGGTCCGTCCCACTCGGCTCACCGCACACTCGGGTTTTCGCGGTGCAGAATATTGGTGATACAAGTACGACCATATCGTTTACCCCACCGATCGGGCCCTTCGATATACAACCTCGCGTTCTCGATGTTCCATCCGCTTCGTTGATCCTGACAGACTCCACGAAGTTTACCCCGACCACATTCGGTTTGCAGTCTGTGCTCGTACCGATCCACTATGATAATATCGACGATACGATCTCCTTGCGCGGAAGAGGCGTCGGTCCGGGGCCACTTTTCTCTGTTTCGGATATTGATTTTGGACCGGTACGCGTCCATACCCAACGAACGTTGGGGATCGATGTCACTGCCGACAAACCGACGAATATTACCAATGTAAGCCTTGCAGGTGCCCAGAGCGTGTTCAGCATCTACCCCACGGGTTCTCGAACGATCCGAGATTCGCTCGATACGATTCACTACACAATCACCTATACTCCGTTAACGGAGACGCACGATAGCACGACAATCGTTCTTTCGACGACGACATCGAATGATGTCACGCTCGGCGTAAGCGGCGACGGGGTTGAAGCACATCTTTCGGTGAGCGATTCGCTGATCGACTTCGGGGATGTTGCACTGCGGTCAACGCCTGCAACGCGCTTACTGCGAATTGCAAATACCGGCGGATACCCGTTGACGATCGCAAACAGCACGCATGTTCTTCCCGTCTTCGGCGCAACGACCGATTCGCTGCGGATCGGACCTATTGAGCCGCACAGCGACACATCGATCGTTGTGAGCTTCAAACCTCGCACCGATATCGCCTATACCGACACACTCACAATCGTTGCCGATGCGCCGGAGCGCCAAGCACGCATCGTCCTTCGTGGTAATGGTGTGTTCGCTCCGTTCGGGTATCCGATGATTACCTACTCGCTCCCGCATCTCGGAGCACGTGTCGGCGACGTCGTCGATGTGCCGGTATCGCTTGGCGGTACTGATCTGGATCTGGTAACGATCGATACATTCACCGTCGATATCAACTACGACCCGACAGTGGTTTACTTCCGCGACTCGCTTCATACGACGGACCTCACAGTAGGTTGGACGCTTTCGTTCGAGCGCCGAGCAACGGATACAATCCGGATCACGGGCCGCGGACCGAAAATCGTCGATACACTCGACCTTACGCTCCCTCTCTTTCGTGTACGCGCCGAAGCGCTGCTCGGACCGCACGACTCCACCGGGCTTGTCGTCACGGCAAGTAACCCGCGCAATGCAGCGACACTCGCGGAATCTGCCGGTTCGTTCATCGTGACCGATTGCGGCAATTACCGAGGCGGCATCGTGTTCGTCGGACCGTATTCGCTCTCGACACCAACTCCAAACCCCGCCGGCAGAGTCGTAACGATTCCGTATGAACTCGGGCTTGCGGCCAGAGTGCGTATAGAACTCTACGATCAACTCGGTCGACACATACGAACATTGTTGGATGCGGACCGTGGGATCGGCAAGCATACGCTGAGCGCATCACTCAATGATCTGCCGAATGGCGAGTATTACTATGTTCTCGAATCGTTGGAGTACCGTGCGACTCAGAAATTGATCCTGGTAGGACATTAA